The genomic stretch ACTCTCTTTTGCCGACACGGATAAACTCCCCCAGGAGAGCGGATTCATGACCGCTGTAAAGGAGCGGCCCGAGACCCTGGAAGGCTTCACCACCAAGATGATGACCGGCATGGGCGCCCTCTATGTGACCGTGACGGAGTACGAAGGCCGGCCCTTCGAGGTCTTCGCCACCATCGGCAAGTCAGGGAGGTCCACCACTGCAAAGACCGAGGCGATCGGCCGGCTGGTGTCCCTGGCCCTGAGGTCCGGGGTTCAGGTGGAAAAGATCGTGGAACAACTCAAAGGGATCGGGGGCGAGCATCCGGTATTTCAAAAGGACGGCCTGGTCCTCTCCATCCCCGACGCCATCAGCAGGGTTCTTGAAAAAAGGTATATGCAGGGCCAGCCCGTGAAGCGGAATGGCGGCAGGCCCAAGAACAGCCTCCTGGGGGAAAAGTGCCCGGAGTGCGGGCAGACCATCAGTTTTGAAGAGGGGTGTATGACCTGTCACTTCTGCGGGTTTACCAAGTGCGGGTAGCCCCGTTCGACTCGAAGCCGAAAGCCGAAAGCGGAAAGCAAGGCGCAACTATCCTCTGAGCCTTGAGCTTCCATCTTTGCGCCTCAGGCTTTCCTCGTTAAGCTCGAAGCCTGAAGCTGAAAGCTGAAAGCCGGCTTAACTATCCTCTGAGCTTTGAGCTTCCATCTTTACGCTTCAGGCTTTCTTATATTCCCTTGCCACGGCCCGGTACCCGATGTCGGTGCGGTAGTAGACCCCGTCCCACTGTATCCCCTTTGCCTGTTCATACGCCCTGGCCTGGGCCTCACGGACCGTGGCCCCAAGGGCGGTGACGCAGAGGACCCTTCCGCCGTTGGTGACCACCTGATTGTTTTCCATCCGGGTCCCGGCGTGAAAGATCTTTATCCCCTCCGCCTCATGTTGGGGAAGACCGTAGATCCGGTCGCCTTTCCGGTAATTGAGCGGATACCCGCCGGCCGCCATGACCACCCCCAAGGCAACCCGCTGATCCCATTCCACCGCCACCTCATCCAGGCGCCGCTCCTGGGCGGCCAGGCAGATATCCACCAGATCGGACTTGAGTCTCAGGATAATGGGCTGGGTTTCAGGATCTCCGAACCGGCAGTTGTACTCCAGTACCCGGGGGGTCCCATCCTCGGATATCATCAGACCTGCATACAAAAACCCGGTATAGGGACAGCCTTCGGCCGCCATCCCCCTGACCGTGGGCCGGATGATCTCTTTCATGACCCGGTCGAACAGTTCGGGCGTGATCACAGGGGCGGGCGAGTAGGCGCCCATCCCTCCGGTGTTGGGGCCTCTATCGCCATTATCACGGGCCTTGTGATCCTGTGACGTGGCCAGGGGGAGGATGTGCTCCCCATCCACTATGGCAATGAAGCTGGCCTCTTCCCCCTCCAGGCACTCCTCGATGATCACCTTTTTCCCGGCCTCGCCAAAGTCCTTTCCGGAGAGCATCCCTTCAACCGCGGCGATGGCCTCGGATTCCGACCCTGCAATGATGACGCCCTTGCCCGCTGCAAGACCATCGGCCTTGACCACCACAGGGACCCCGTGTCTGCGGATGTAGGCGACGGCCGGTGCCAATTCGGTAAAGGTCTGGTACTCGCCCGAAGGGATATGGTGACGGGCCAGGAAGTTCTTGCAAAAGGCCTTTGAGCCTTCCAACCGGGCCGCATCTCTGGTAGGTCCGAAGCAGGTAAGCCCCGCCTCGTGGAATGCATCCGTGATGCCTGCCACCAGGGGCGCCTCCGGCCCGATGATGGTAAGGCCCACCCCCTGCTGCCGGACAAAGGCGATCAGGGCATCAATGCTATCGGACCCGATATCGAGGTTTTCCACTCCGGGTTCCTGCGCTGTCCCGGCATTGCCCGGGGCCACGAATACCTTTTGAACCTGGGGTGACCGGCCTGCCTTCCAGGCAAGGGCGTGTTCCCGGCCCCCGCTGCCGACGATCAATACATCCATGTTTCCCTCCATCCGAGTTGCGATATGCGATATGGGATGTGCGGGTCTGCGCATTGGGATTCAAATCTTTGTTATCCCACATCCCCATAGAGTTATAAAAACAAACCGCAATCAGGTCAAGCCTTAAACAGCATGAGAATTGAGGCCGGGGATCCGTATTTCATTTGGAGGAACGGTCAAAATCTGATATGATGACCGCCTACCATTTGTGATGCGGTCTCCCATCCAGAGAGGTGCAGCATGAAGGCGTCAAACAAAGATGGAAGTGCCGGGGATCTGACCGGTATTCTCTCGAAATGGATTGGTCCGGACTCGCAAGAGGAGGCCCGGCAGGGGGATTCAGGGAGCGGGGGGAGCGAGTACCCGGCGTCTGCGGAAAACAGGCCGATAGAACCGGAGGGGGGCCGGTCGAAAGGGCCGAGCATATGGAAATGGCTCCTGTTCCTCCTGGTGGTCGGTTACGCGGTCATCTCCTATTACCGGGTTCCCATTCTGACCGCCATGGGGGATTATCTTATTTTGGATCATCCCCTCAAAGAGGCCGATCTGATCGTATGTACGCCGGGTCCTCCCCTGGAACAAAGCCTGACCGCGGCCGAGCTGTTTCAGAAGGGGCTGGCCCCCCGGATCTTCATCCCTCAAGAACCCCCTCCGGCGGGCCTGGACATCCTGAGGGAGAAGGGGGGTCGCTATCCTGAGACCCGCCGGCTGTTCGTGGACACGCTGAAGTCCCTGAATGTCCCTGAATCCGCATATATTGTCGGCAAGGGTGTTGTGGACAGTCTAAGGGAAGAGGCCGAAGCACTGAAGGAGCGGGTACAAAAAAAAGAGATCCGGTCCATGATCGTGGTCACCCCCCCATACAGCGCCAGGCGAACCTACCGGGTCTTCAGGAACATCCTGGAGGGGGAAGGGGCGGAAATCATGATATCTCCTTCCCGCTATTCCGGTTTCAAGGCCGATACCTGGTGGAAAAGGGATCGATATGTGAGCGCCGCCATTATGGAATACCAGAAATTGATCTATTCTGCTGTCAGGGGCCTCTGGTAAGCGGGCCAGGCAAGTCATTCAAGGAGGCGCGCTTCGTGTCCACCGGCTATGAGAAGATTATCCGCGACAACCTCCAAGAGGCCTTTTCCCGTCCCCTCCCGGAACTGGAGAGATCGATGGGGGCGGAAAGGAGGGGGCGCACCCTCTTCTTCCGTGCCTTTGGACAGACGTGTTGTCTGGATCCCGACAAGATAATCCTGTCCGGGGCCCCGAGTGTGGATCCCAAAGCCCTCCTGGTCTCCCTGTATGCACGACACGCCGCTCCTGAGGAGATCCGGATCGAACCCTTTACCTCGTTCAGGGATTTTCAGGGAAGCATGCCCTATCAGGGGGCATTCGGCGTTAACAGCGAACAGGTGCTCGCTCCCCATGTCCCCCGGATCAAGGAAAAGGCCGGGACCCTCAAGGCGGCATTCGGCGGAGCAGACGGGGTCGGGGGCGACTTCTCCCTGATCCTCTATCCCCTCCCCAAGATTGCGCTCTCCTATATATGTTATCTCGCTGACGAGGAGTTTCCCGCTGCCGCCACTATCCTCTTCTCTGCCAACGCCCTCTGTTTCATGCCCCTCGACGGCCTGGCGGATGTGGCCGAATACACGTCAAAGGAGATGATACACCTTGCCGGCGGATAGGCCTCGTTCAAGGGAAGGGGGAGGGGTCATTGCGGTCATGATCCTGGTGACGGTCCTGGCCGCAGGCATCTACTTCATCGGTCTGGACGGCTATCCGCTTCTGGATCCGGACGAAGGCCGGTACGCGGAGATTTCCCGCGAGATGCTGGAGACCGGCGATTTTATCACCCCGCGCCTCAACTATGTGAAGTATTTTGAGAAGCCCCCCCTCTTTTACTGGTGTGTGGCCGGCGCCATGGCGCTTTTCGGACAGTCGGAATGGGTGGTGCGCATGGTGCCTGCCCTGGCGGGCTTTCTGACGGTGGTCCTGATCATGGCCCTCGGAAATTGTCTCTTCGGGAGGCGCGTGGGGGTTATGGCGGGATGGGTGTACCTCACCAGCGTCATTCCCCTGATACTGGCCCGCCTCCCGATCATCGACGGCCTCTTCAGCCTCCTTCTCACCGCCACCTGGGGGACATGGTGGTGCGGGTACCGGGCATTGCCGGGGGGAGCCAAGCGGCGCTGGTACATTGCGGCCTGGGCCCTCATGGGCCTCGCCGTCATGACCAAAGGGGTTGCGGCCATTGCCCTGACAGGAGGGATCGTCCTCGGCGTTATCGCCCTGAGGTCGGACTGGCGCGCCCTGGGGTCCCTGTGCTGGATTCCCGGTCTCCTGGTGTTTGCCGTCATTGTCCTCCCCTGGCATCTGGCCGCAGGATTCCGCAATCCCGAGTTTTTTCATTTTTACTTTGTGGTCCAGCATTTCGGGCGTCTGATGCAGGAAGAACATGCCAAACCGTTCTGGTTTTTCCTGGTCATCTTCCCTTTCGGCATGCTGTTCTGGACCGCCTTTTTTTTCCCCTCGGCGCTGTCGAGCCTCAGGCGCGGAATGAAAGCCGTTCGTCTGCCCCGGGTCCTGTTCCAAGGGAGGGATAAGTCTCCGGACGATCCGAACGCCGCCCGGCAGTCCGAAGGGATTCTTTTTTTGATCCTGTGGGCCGGGGCCGTGGTCGGTCTCTTCAGCCTGAGCCGAAGCAAGCTCGTGCCCTATATCCTCCCCGCCTACCCGGCCATGGCAATGCTGATGGCCTTCCACCTGGTAAACGGGGGGCTGGCAAGGAGGTCGGCCCGATGGTGCGCCGGGATCACGGGAGTCTTCCTCCTGGCGGCGATTCCGGTGGTCTCCTATTACGCCCGGTCCCAGGACATGCTCCCTGGGACCGCACTGGAATGGCCTGTCAGGCTGGCCCAGGGCGCCCTGTTGCTGGGCGGCGCCCTCCTGGTCATGGCAATGTTCAAACGTCGCATGATACCGGCCGCCGCAGGCCTGGTCCTGGTGATGCTCATCCCCGGCATGGTGATGATGGTTCCGGTAGCGGCCACCTACAGAAAGGTGGGGGGGCTCATGAAGGAGATGCCTCTGCCCCTGCCCAAGGAGATACGTGTGGCAGAATGGCGCACCTTTGACCAGGGGTTGAGTTTCTACACCCGGCGCCGCACCATTCTGGTGGACAATATGGGCGAACTCCGATTTGGAAGCACCCTGGGGGATCATGCTGATTTTTTTCTAAAGGGGGAAGAGAATCTGAAACGCCTTGGAAGGGAAGGGCCTCTCCTGGTGAATCTGCGGCCCGGCGACTGGCCCAGGGTCCGGGAGTGGGGACTGTTCCGGCCGGCGGCGGCCAACAGCACCAATGTGATGGTAGGGAATGACGCCTTTTTCCGTCTTGCAGGGCTGATTCCATGGCCGGATGATGCAATGACACCGCCTCCGCTGCTCCTGATGCCGCGGTCTCCGAGTCCGGGGAAGAACGGGTGAGACCGCCGTTCCCACGGGCAATTCAGATTTTTGCAGCGGTTTAAATGAGACCCCCCTGCGAACGCAATGTTAAGCGGTTTTTTTATCACAAAGCCGGAGTGATACGAACGGATAGTGGGCAGGTGACTGGAATTTACCAAATAGTGCCTGAACGAAAATCACGCCTTGGCGTGATTCAGGCACTATTGAATATTCAAGAATTGAAAATTGAAAATTGATGGAACGAAATTTACATTAAC from Deltaproteobacteria bacterium encodes the following:
- the purD gene encoding phosphoribosylamine--glycine ligase translates to MDVLIVGSGGREHALAWKAGRSPQVQKVFVAPGNAGTAQEPGVENLDIGSDSIDALIAFVRQQGVGLTIIGPEAPLVAGITDAFHEAGLTCFGPTRDAARLEGSKAFCKNFLARHHIPSGEYQTFTELAPAVAYIRRHGVPVVVKADGLAAGKGVIIAGSESEAIAAVEGMLSGKDFGEAGKKVIIEECLEGEEASFIAIVDGEHILPLATSQDHKARDNGDRGPNTGGMGAYSPAPVITPELFDRVMKEIIRPTVRGMAAEGCPYTGFLYAGLMISEDGTPRVLEYNCRFGDPETQPIILRLKSDLVDICLAAQERRLDEVAVEWDQRVALGVVMAAGGYPLNYRKGDRIYGLPQHEAEGIKIFHAGTRMENNQVVTNGGRVLCVTALGATVREAQARAYEQAKGIQWDGVYYRTDIGYRAVAREYKKA
- a CDS encoding YdcF family protein translates to MKASNKDGSAGDLTGILSKWIGPDSQEEARQGDSGSGGSEYPASAENRPIEPEGGRSKGPSIWKWLLFLLVVGYAVISYYRVPILTAMGDYLILDHPLKEADLIVCTPGPPLEQSLTAAELFQKGLAPRIFIPQEPPPAGLDILREKGGRYPETRRLFVDTLKSLNVPESAYIVGKGVVDSLREEAEALKERVQKKEIRSMIVVTPPYSARRTYRVFRNILEGEGAEIMISPSRYSGFKADTWWKRDRYVSAAIMEYQKLIYSAVRGLW
- a CDS encoding DUF3786 domain-containing protein, whose product is MSTGYEKIIRDNLQEAFSRPLPELERSMGAERRGRTLFFRAFGQTCCLDPDKIILSGAPSVDPKALLVSLYARHAAPEEIRIEPFTSFRDFQGSMPYQGAFGVNSEQVLAPHVPRIKEKAGTLKAAFGGADGVGGDFSLILYPLPKIALSYICYLADEEFPAAATILFSANALCFMPLDGLADVAEYTSKEMIHLAGG
- a CDS encoding glycosyltransferase family 39 protein, whose protein sequence is MPADRPRSREGGGVIAVMILVTVLAAGIYFIGLDGYPLLDPDEGRYAEISREMLETGDFITPRLNYVKYFEKPPLFYWCVAGAMALFGQSEWVVRMVPALAGFLTVVLIMALGNCLFGRRVGVMAGWVYLTSVIPLILARLPIIDGLFSLLLTATWGTWWCGYRALPGGAKRRWYIAAWALMGLAVMTKGVAAIALTGGIVLGVIALRSDWRALGSLCWIPGLLVFAVIVLPWHLAAGFRNPEFFHFYFVVQHFGRLMQEEHAKPFWFFLVIFPFGMLFWTAFFFPSALSSLRRGMKAVRLPRVLFQGRDKSPDDPNAARQSEGILFLILWAGAVVGLFSLSRSKLVPYILPAYPAMAMLMAFHLVNGGLARRSARWCAGITGVFLLAAIPVVSYYARSQDMLPGTALEWPVRLAQGALLLGGALLVMAMFKRRMIPAAAGLVLVMLIPGMVMMVPVAATYRKVGGLMKEMPLPLPKEIRVAEWRTFDQGLSFYTRRRTILVDNMGELRFGSTLGDHADFFLKGEENLKRLGREGPLLVNLRPGDWPRVREWGLFRPAAANSTNVMVGNDAFFRLAGLIPWPDDAMTPPPLLLMPRSPSPGKNG